The following proteins are co-located in the Xiphophorus hellerii strain 12219 chromosome 2, Xiphophorus_hellerii-4.1, whole genome shotgun sequence genome:
- the sinhcaf gene encoding SIN3-HDAC complex-associated factor isoform X1 gives MFGFHKPKMYRSLDGCCICRAKSSSSRFTDSKRYEKDFRSCFGLSETRSGEICNACVLLVKRWKKLPVGTKKNWNHVVDARGGPSLKITSRPKKIKTISKKARPSQISRLQKELKRNTRSCALFCSPDSDAHSTTSSASPAQSPSYSNLSDDGSDTELSPGSSRSPVFSFLDLTYWKRQKVCCGIIYKGRFGEVLIDPHLFKPCCRNKQRQQQQQQQQQQQQEEEEDEEEEEEEEEEVEVEEGQVGVDKSHMEEEVVKETPTGEENAEPAELCVTAPPARGGEVMEEGW, from the exons ATGTTTGGCTTTCATAAGCCCAAAATGTACCGGAGTTTGGACGGCTGCTGCATCTGTCGGGCCAAGTCCTCCAGCTCCCGTTTCACAGACAGCAAGCGGTACGAGAAGGACTTCAGGAGCTGTTTTGG GTTGAGTGAAACCAGATCAGGAGAAATCTGTAACGCCTGCGTCCTCCTTGTGAAGCGATGGAAAAAGCTTCCAGTGGGAACCAAGAAAAACTGGAACCAT GTTGTTGATGCCAGAGGAGGCCCCAGCCTAAAGATAACCTCCAGGCCCAAGAAAATCAAAACCATCTCCAAGAAAGCTCGGCCGAGCCAGATCAGCAGGCTGCAGAAGGAGCTGAAGAGAAACA CACGCTCCTGTGCTTTGTTCTGCTCTCCAGACTCAGATGCCCACAGCACAACCTCCAGTGCCTCTCCAGCTCAGTCTCCCAGCTACAGCAACCTGTCGGACGACGGCTCCGACACCGAGCTGAGCCCCGGGTCCAGCCGCTCCCCAGTCTTCTCCTTCCTGGACCTCACTTACTGGAAGAG GCAAAAGGTGTGCTGTGGAATAATATACAAGGGCCGTTTCGGGGAGGTGCTCATCGACCCCCATTTGTTCAAGCCCTGCTGCCGCAAcaagcagcggcagcagcagcagcagcagcagcagcagcagcaacaagaggaggaggaagacgaggaggaggaggaagaggaggaggaagaggtcgAGGTAGAGGAGGGTCAAGTGGGGGTGGATAAATCCCACATGGAGGAAGAGGTGGTTAAGGAGACGCCTACGGGTGAGGAAAATGCAGAGCCTGCTGAGCTATGTGTGACAGCACCTCCAGCCAGGGGTGGGGAGGTGATGGAGGAAGGCTGGTGA
- the sinhcaf gene encoding SIN3-HDAC complex-associated factor isoform X2: MFGFHKPKMYRSLDGCCICRAKSSSSRFTDSKRYEKDFRSCFGLSETRSGEICNACVLLVKRWKKLPVGTKKNWNHVVDARGGPSLKITSRPKKIKTISKKARPSQISRLQKELKRNNSDAHSTTSSASPAQSPSYSNLSDDGSDTELSPGSSRSPVFSFLDLTYWKRQKVCCGIIYKGRFGEVLIDPHLFKPCCRNKQRQQQQQQQQQQQQEEEEDEEEEEEEEEEVEVEEGQVGVDKSHMEEEVVKETPTGEENAEPAELCVTAPPARGGEVMEEGW; the protein is encoded by the exons ATGTTTGGCTTTCATAAGCCCAAAATGTACCGGAGTTTGGACGGCTGCTGCATCTGTCGGGCCAAGTCCTCCAGCTCCCGTTTCACAGACAGCAAGCGGTACGAGAAGGACTTCAGGAGCTGTTTTGG GTTGAGTGAAACCAGATCAGGAGAAATCTGTAACGCCTGCGTCCTCCTTGTGAAGCGATGGAAAAAGCTTCCAGTGGGAACCAAGAAAAACTGGAACCAT GTTGTTGATGCCAGAGGAGGCCCCAGCCTAAAGATAACCTCCAGGCCCAAGAAAATCAAAACCATCTCCAAGAAAGCTCGGCCGAGCCAGATCAGCAGGCTGCAGAAGGAGCTGAAGAGAAACA ACTCAGATGCCCACAGCACAACCTCCAGTGCCTCTCCAGCTCAGTCTCCCAGCTACAGCAACCTGTCGGACGACGGCTCCGACACCGAGCTGAGCCCCGGGTCCAGCCGCTCCCCAGTCTTCTCCTTCCTGGACCTCACTTACTGGAAGAG GCAAAAGGTGTGCTGTGGAATAATATACAAGGGCCGTTTCGGGGAGGTGCTCATCGACCCCCATTTGTTCAAGCCCTGCTGCCGCAAcaagcagcggcagcagcagcagcagcagcagcagcagcagcaacaagaggaggaggaagacgaggaggaggaggaagaggaggaggaagaggtcgAGGTAGAGGAGGGTCAAGTGGGGGTGGATAAATCCCACATGGAGGAAGAGGTGGTTAAGGAGACGCCTACGGGTGAGGAAAATGCAGAGCCTGCTGAGCTATGTGTGACAGCACCTCCAGCCAGGGGTGGGGAGGTGATGGAGGAAGGCTGGTGA